The Planctomycetia bacterium genome includes the window CCCGAGCCATGTGCAAGGCATACTCGGGACTCGCAAGCAATTTGTCGATCAGTCGTGCACGTTTGCCGCCCCCTTCGTCGTCGAGAAAGTCGCGGGCTTGCGTCGATGTCGGAATGATGCCGGTCAGGTCGAGATAGATGCGCCGTACGAACTCGGCATCACTGCAAACCTCGGCCGGAGTGATTTTTCGGTCGAGCAATCGCTTCGCGACCAGGGCGTCGATCTGCGCATGCAGCGCCGGTTCCGCTTCCGCGGAGGCGGATTGAGGCATCGCGCAGACGGCTAAGCCGAGCACGACGCCGAGGAAGCGCGCGCAGTGAGGCGACGAATACATGGACGGACTAGTGCGATGATCGCGGCGGGAATTTGAGGCGGGGCGACGGCCGCACATCCGCTCTTGCGGAGGAAAATTACTCCTGCAAGACTGAACGCATCGGCAGTTGTCGATGAACCGATTCTACGCGAGAAATGGAAGTGCGACAATCGCGGCGCGGCGAATTCGGCTGCCGGTTTCGAAGGCCCGTTGCACATAGACCGATTGGTCTGACCGTTCCGCGAGTCGCCGTGTTGGTCTGACCAATTCCACCCGAGCGAGTTAGCGTGCGAAGCCCCGCCCACGCCCCTCTGCCGGAAACGATGCGACTTTAACGTTGTTGACCGCGAACGGTCGATGAATCTAAACTGCATACCCCACCGAAAATCTCGAGCTGCCAGCCCCACCTGCTCGTCTGCTTGGTTCGCAGGCCGATCACCGCATGACATCGGCTCTCGTCCGCCTTGAGGCTTGGAAGCGAACCGACTTCCCCTGTGATGAGATCACGCCATGAACTCCCGTCCGCATGTTCGTTGCCCCGGTCCGATGTCGCGTCGCGGCTTTCTCGAAGCCGGCTCGCTCCTTGCAGGCGGCCTCGGTTTTTGCGACATCCTGCGCAGTCGAGCCGCAACGGCCGCGACTTCATCCTCTACGAAGAACGACGACACGTCCGTCATTCTCATTTGGCTGCAGGGGGGACCCAGCCATATGGAGACGTACGATCTCAAGCCGAACGCTCCGGTCGAGTATCGCGGCCTCATGCGCCCGATCGCGACCAAAGCGCCGGGCATGGACATTTGCGAACTCCTGCCGCTGCATGCTCGCGTCGCGGATAAGTTCAGCATCATCCGCTCGATCACTCACGAAGATTCGCAGCACGCGCAAGGTTCGGTCCGTTTTCTCAGCGGTCGACACACTCCGAGCGTCGATCCGATTTCCGAGTTTCCGTGCGTCGGGCCGATCGTGGCCAAGATGCGCGAACATCGGCAA containing:
- a CDS encoding DUF1501 domain-containing protein: MNSRPHVRCPGPMSRRGFLEAGSLLAGGLGFCDILRSRAATAATSSSTKNDDTSVILIWLQGGPSHMETYDLKPNAPVEYRGLMRPIATKAPGMDICELLPLHARVADKFSIIRSITHEDSQHAQGSVRFLSGRHTPSVDPISEFPCVGPIVAKMREHRQ